Genomic segment of Paenibacillaceae bacterium GAS479:
CTGTGCAGGAAGTTGATCCTGCGTATACGTCCCAAACATGCCCTTCCTGCGAACAGCGGAACAAAGCAAAGGATAGAATATACCGGTGTTGTCAGTGCGGATATGAAGCGCACAGAGACAGAGTTGGAGCGATTAATATCATGCGACAACCTGTGTTCGATGGTCATAGTCGAACAGCCTAGTCAGCTATATGCTCTGGACTAGGATGGGCTCATGAACGAGCCCCTAACTTAGCCGCTGGACAAAACGGAAACGGCCTGCGTCCGTAAACGAGCTAAGAATCCCACGGATTCATCCGTGTGGAGGTTCAACACTTATTGGGTCTATTCTTTAGCTTAATTGAAGGTTGTTTTAAGCTTCTCTAAAGATTGGGGCTCTATACTTAAGACATTGGAAGGCGAGGACAAGCACTTTCACAGATGCGCAGAGCGCTAAGAAAACCAAAACCGGATGGAATATAAAATGTTAAATAAATGGAATCCATGAAAGAGGTAGATTATTATGAAAAATAATTACTCCGCAAAGATGGCTGGGCTTGTTTTGTTGTCGGCTATTGTAGCCGCAGGCAATTATAAAAATAGCACTTCGACTAATGATGTGGACGCAAATGCAGCAGCCAAGGATGCTGCAGATAAAAGACCCGCTGCGGTATCTCAGCTTAAAACGTGAACCTTCGTATAGGTCATGGGTATAAACCTTCATCATATGTATATACTTATGTATATACAATTTGAGAAGGGAATGATATACTTGACTCATAAAAGCAGTGAGGAGTTGATCCATTTGACTATTCCAGCTGAACCCATTGCTAAAGGTACGATTCGTACTTGGGGGAATAGCCTGGCGCTTCGGATTCCTGTAGAAGTGAGTAAAGCAGCGAAGTTGAACGAAGGTTCAGAAATTGGCTTTCATGTTGCCGATAATGGGGAGTTGGTTTTGCGGCCTGCATTTCCGGCTAGTAACGACCAACAATCATTACGCGAACTCTTCCTTTCCTTGCGGGGATCATCTAAATCGGATGTTCGAAGTCATGGAGATGTTGAAGAGCCCATGGGGGATGAAATCATTTAATGTCGATCACAGGAAACGTTGAACGTGGAAGCATAGTCTGGATGCAATTCAGGCCGAACGCTGGCAATGAACAGGCCGGATACCGTCCAGGACTTATTTTATCTGACGGACTGATTGATCCGTCTTATTCCAATTTTGCTGTCGTGGTACCTGTTACAAATCAGGCTAAAGGTTATGCCTTCGAGGTGGAAGTGCCTGCAGGGATCAAAGTTGATTCAAGTCTAGCCGCCGGATACGAACAGCTTTCAGGAGTGGTTTTGACAGATCAGCTCAAGTCGCTTGATTTAGCCGCTCGTAATGCTGTCGTTGTAGGTAAGGTGGATACGGAATCCTTCTTTTTCAAAACAGTTCTCACTTATGCGCGCTCGATTTTGGCATGACTATTTCTAAGTTCAGCTTCTTTAGTTCACTTCCCAAAGGACATGACGATCCGAGCGCCCGGATGCCATGGCCTTTTTTGTGTTTGCAGCTATCACCGTGAACTTAATGATCATAATGAGCCTAATGCGCTTAATGCAACGAATGCTCACAATCTAGGCGAGTGACAGCTGAACATGATACATTTCCATCATGAAAACGCTATCAATTTTGATGAATATGTGAACGTGCAGCTATCAAAAGGGGGAAAGAGAATGAACATCAAACATCGTAAATGGAGCACTTTCGCGCTTGCCGCTCTGTCCGCAGTAGTGTTGACCGCATGCAGCTCAGGGGGCGGAAGCGGGAGCTCGGATAATTACCCGTCAAAGCCGATTGTGGTCATTGCACCGTCCGGCGCAGGCGGCGGTTGGGACAAAACCGCACGCTCTTTGACCAAGGTGCTTGGCGAGTCCAAGCTGGTCGAGAAAACGATGACCGTAGAGAACAAGCCAGGCGGCGGCGGTGCGGTATTCATGGCGGAGTATGCGACGCAGGATAAGAAAAATCCTTATCGGCTGTTCGTCAGCTCACCTCCAATTCTGATTAATAACTTGAAAAAAGAGGGCAACACTCCTTACGGCTACAAGGATACGACACCACTGGCCCAACTGACAAAGGACTTTGGAGCGATCGTAGTCTCGGCAGATTCTAAATACTCCGATATTCAGTCGTTGATGGCTGATTTAAAAGCGGACCCAACAAAGCTTACCTTTGCCGGCGGCTCGGCTCCGGGATCGATGGACCATCTAATTTCCGTTCTGCCAGCTTTCAAAGCGGGGATCGATCCAAAGTCGGTCAAATATGTTTCCTATGACGGCGGGGGTGAAGCGATCGCTGCGCTGCTCGGTGGCAATGCAGATGTAATCGGCACCGACATCTCCAGTGCTTCCGAGTATTTGAAGGCTGGCAAAGTCAAAGTACTCGGTATTACCGCTTCGGAGCGGCTTGGCGGTGACTTCAAGGATATACCTACGATCAAGGAATCCGGTATTGATGCGGAGTTCACAATCTGGCGCGGTGTGTTTGGTCCGAAGGAAATGAAGGATAACGAGAAAGCCTACTGGGCTGAAAAGCTGAAAGCTCTGAATGAATCGGAAGCTTGGAAAAAAGAGCTGGCTGCAAATTCTTGGGAGCCCGAATTCAAAGGATCTGAGGACTTCTCCAAATTCCTCGGTGAGCAAGAAGTGCTGATCAAAGAAATGCTGACTGCGCTCGGCATGGTGAAATAAGAATAAATCCGGTTCTACCGACACGAGGTGAGGCATGATGAACAA
This window contains:
- a CDS encoding Antitoxin component of the MazEF toxin-antitoxin module; protein product: MIYLTHKSSEELIHLTIPAEPIAKGTIRTWGNSLALRIPVEVSKAAKLNEGSEIGFHVADNGELVLRPAFPASNDQQSLRELFLSLRGSSKSDVRSHGDVEEPMGDEII
- a CDS encoding transcriptional modulator of MazE/toxin, MazF yields the protein MSITGNVERGSIVWMQFRPNAGNEQAGYRPGLILSDGLIDPSYSNFAVVVPVTNQAKGYAFEVEVPAGIKVDSSLAAGYEQLSGVVLTDQLKSLDLAARNAVVVGKVDTESFFFKTVLTYARSILA
- a CDS encoding putative tricarboxylic transport membrane protein: MNIKHRKWSTFALAALSAVVLTACSSGGGSGSSDNYPSKPIVVIAPSGAGGGWDKTARSLTKVLGESKLVEKTMTVENKPGGGGAVFMAEYATQDKKNPYRLFVSSPPILINNLKKEGNTPYGYKDTTPLAQLTKDFGAIVVSADSKYSDIQSLMADLKADPTKLTFAGGSAPGSMDHLISVLPAFKAGIDPKSVKYVSYDGGGEAIAALLGGNADVIGTDISSASEYLKAGKVKVLGITASERLGGDFKDIPTIKESGIDAEFTIWRGVFGPKEMKDNEKAYWAEKLKALNESEAWKKELAANSWEPEFKGSEDFSKFLGEQEVLIKEMLTALGMVK